The following coding sequences are from one Veillonellaceae bacterium window:
- a CDS encoding DUF1015 domain-containing protein, whose amino-acid sequence MAIVKPFRGLRPAPDLAAKVAALPYDVMDSEEARQITETNPYSFLRVTKSEVDLPPDIDVHTPEVYEKAKANLQQFIDDKILVQDEKPCFYVYKQKMGNHTQVGLAAAVSVDEYLQNIIRKHEFTRPDKEQDRVDHITTTGAQTGSVFLTYKADQTSKALLAEAMNKPPAYDFTASDGISHTLYVVDEPDKIAAIEQAFQKVNVLYIADGHHRSAAAARVAEACRKANPNHTGDEAYNKFLAVIFPDDMVYIMDYNRVVSDLNGLTTDDFLAEVREKFEVVPCDAAHKPAHPHTFGMYLGGRWYNLTAKQGSYNDADPVAKLDVSILQDNLLNPILGVKDPRTDKRINFVGGIRGMDELVRLVDSGKYQVAFSMYATSIKELMDIADAEQVMPPKSTWFEPKLRDAMVVHLIR is encoded by the coding sequence ATGGCTATCGTAAAACCTTTTCGCGGCCTGCGGCCTGCACCGGACCTTGCAGCTAAGGTAGCAGCGCTGCCCTACGATGTAATGGACTCGGAGGAAGCCAGACAAATTACTGAAACCAATCCCTATAGTTTCTTGCGGGTTACCAAATCCGAAGTCGATTTGCCGCCCGATATTGATGTACACACGCCGGAGGTATATGAAAAAGCTAAGGCCAACCTCCAACAGTTTATCGATGATAAAATCCTAGTTCAGGATGAAAAGCCCTGCTTTTATGTTTATAAGCAAAAAATGGGTAATCATACCCAAGTTGGCTTAGCTGCGGCTGTTTCGGTTGATGAATATTTGCAGAATATAATTAGGAAACATGAATTTACCCGTCCTGACAAGGAACAAGACCGGGTAGATCATATCACAACAACCGGCGCCCAAACAGGTTCAGTATTCCTGACCTATAAGGCAGATCAAACCAGCAAAGCGCTGCTGGCCGAAGCAATGAACAAACCCCCGGCTTATGATTTTACCGCAAGCGACGGTATCAGCCATACGCTGTATGTCGTCGATGAACCAGATAAAATTGCGGCCATCGAACAAGCTTTCCAAAAAGTCAATGTTCTCTACATCGCTGATGGCCATCACCGCTCAGCGGCCGCGGCCAGAGTTGCCGAAGCTTGCCGTAAAGCCAATCCTAACCATACCGGTGACGAGGCTTATAACAAATTTTTGGCCGTCATCTTCCCGGACGACATGGTATATATAATGGATTACAACCGGGTTGTCAGCGATTTAAACGGACTTACAACGGATGATTTTTTAGCCGAAGTCCGGGAAAAGTTTGAAGTAGTACCCTGCGACGCCGCTCATAAGCCGGCTCACCCTCATACCTTCGGAATGTACCTTGGCGGCCGCTGGTATAATCTGACCGCTAAACAGGGCAGCTACAATGATGCTGATCCGGTTGCTAAATTAGATGTCAGCATTCTTCAGGATAACCTTCTCAACCCCATACTGGGCGTCAAGGATCCCCGCACCGATAAACGGATTAACTTCGTCGGCGGAATCAGAGGAATGGACGAACTGGTTCGTCTGGTCGACAGTGGTAAATATCAAGTCGCCTTCTCAATGTATGCAACTTCAATAAAAGAACTCATGGATATTGCCGACGCCGAACAGGTTATGCCACCTAAATCAACCTGGTTTGAACCTAAGCTGCGCGATGCCATGGTAGTCCATCTTATCCGCTAA
- the serC gene encoding 3-phosphoserine/phosphohydroxythreonine transaminase — MNRVFNFSAGPATLPLAVLEEAKQELLDYQNAGMSVLEMSHRSKPYEAINNEAEANMKELLGLGDDYRVLFLQGGASTQFAMVPMNFLTPDRTADYILTGAWSEKAQKEAKLYGKTHVAASTADGNYKRIPTMDEIKLSENPAYVHITSNNTIFGTQWQTLPAFNNVPLIADMSSDMLSRPFNAKDFALIYAGAQKNLGPAGVTVVVIRKDMLENNPKTIPTMLRYSTHSDKDSLYNTPPSFAVYIVNLVLRWLKGLGGLAAIEKMNIEKAGLVYDAIDQSGGFYKGHADKDSRSLMNITFRLPSEELEKTFVAEAAKLGLNGLKGHRSVGGLRASTYNAMPKEGCQALRDFMLEFQRKNG, encoded by the coding sequence ATGAACCGTGTCTTTAATTTCAGTGCCGGTCCGGCTACTCTGCCGCTGGCTGTTCTTGAGGAAGCTAAGCAGGAACTATTGGATTATCAAAATGCCGGAATGTCAGTCCTTGAGATGAGCCATCGCTCCAAACCGTATGAAGCGATAAACAACGAGGCTGAAGCTAATATGAAAGAACTGCTGGGCCTGGGCGACGATTACCGCGTCCTATTCCTGCAAGGCGGCGCCAGCACTCAATTCGCAATGGTGCCGATGAACTTCCTGACTCCGGACCGCACCGCCGACTATATTCTTACCGGCGCCTGGTCGGAAAAGGCTCAGAAGGAAGCTAAGCTGTACGGAAAAACTCATGTCGCAGCCTCGACCGCTGACGGCAACTACAAACGCATTCCAACGATGGACGAAATAAAGCTAAGCGAAAATCCCGCTTATGTTCACATTACCTCCAACAATACCATCTTCGGCACCCAGTGGCAGACGCTGCCGGCCTTCAACAACGTGCCCCTGATTGCTGATATGTCTTCCGATATGCTGTCCCGTCCGTTCAACGCCAAAGACTTTGCACTTATTTATGCCGGCGCGCAAAAGAACCTTGGACCGGCTGGCGTAACAGTAGTCGTTATCAGAAAAGACATGTTGGAGAACAACCCAAAAACCATTCCGACCATGCTACGCTACTCCACCCACTCCGATAAGGATTCACTTTACAATACACCGCCAAGCTTTGCCGTGTACATTGTCAACCTCGTTTTACGCTGGCTTAAAGGCTTGGGCGGCCTAGCGGCAATCGAGAAGATGAATATCGAAAAAGCCGGTCTTGTTTATGACGCTATTGATCAAAGCGGCGGCTTCTATAAGGGCCATGCCGATAAAGACAGCCGCTCACTGATGAATATCACCTTCCGTCTGCCTAGCGAAGAGTTGGAAAAAACCTTTGTTGCCGAAGCTGCTAAGCTTGGCCTTAATGGACTAAAAGGCCATCGCTCGGTTGGCGGTCTAAGAGCTTCCACCTATAATGCCATGCCAAAAGAAGGCTGCCAAGCTCTGCGTGACTTCATGCTGGAATTCCAGCGTAAGAACGGGTAA
- a CDS encoding LUD domain-containing protein — MGQGVLTGDRKAFFDNIRSKIKTSPSERAKRVEDPMEGLFTKRGTTVEERRELRERFIDEWNKLGGGNAFSVKNRTELAQKIKQVINERGIKKAMRWDHPELEKLNLEEIFSDAGAEMLKWPLGENSSAVKYKAASMDCGVVWGEIAMAETGTVVITHNAKQPTSVAILPLTFMAICTTAQLVDGLYSVMKELKKRFGTSLPTTATFITGPSRTTDIEMDLSIGVHGSRYVHVFILDEE, encoded by the coding sequence ATGGGCCAAGGAGTATTAACGGGTGATAGGAAAGCCTTTTTCGATAACATCCGCAGTAAAATAAAAACCTCGCCAAGTGAACGAGCCAAGCGGGTTGAAGACCCGATGGAAGGTTTATTTACCAAGCGCGGAACAACGGTTGAAGAACGCCGGGAATTGCGTGAACGGTTTATTGATGAGTGGAACAAGCTAGGCGGTGGTAATGCGTTTAGCGTCAAAAACCGTACTGAACTCGCGCAAAAAATCAAGCAGGTTATCAACGAACGGGGAATAAAGAAGGCTATGCGCTGGGATCACCCCGAACTTGAGAAACTTAATTTAGAAGAAATATTCTCAGATGCCGGCGCTGAGATGCTAAAATGGCCTTTAGGCGAGAACAGCAGCGCGGTAAAATACAAAGCGGCCTCTATGGACTGCGGCGTTGTCTGGGGCGAAATTGCGATGGCGGAAACAGGGACAGTTGTAATAACTCACAATGCCAAGCAACCGACCTCGGTTGCCATTCTGCCGCTGACTTTTATGGCTATTTGTACGACAGCGCAGTTGGTTGATGGTTTGTATTCGGTAATGAAGGAGCTTAAGAAGCGCTTTGGAACTAGCCTGCCAACAACTGCAACCTTTATCACCGGACCTAGCCGGACAACCGATATTGAAATGGACTTGAGTATTGGTGTTCATGGCTCAAGATATGTTCATGTCTTTATTCTGGATGAAGAATAG
- a CDS encoding DUF1653 domain-containing protein, with product MGGSDIKQGVYRHYKGNNYRVLFVAKHSETAEDMVVYQCLYGNYGYWVRPKSMFEEDVMVDGKMVKRFEYIGES from the coding sequence TTGGGAGGGAGCGATATTAAACAGGGAGTATATCGCCATTACAAGGGTAATAATTATCGTGTACTGTTCGTAGCCAAGCACAGTGAAACGGCAGAAGATATGGTGGTTTATCAGTGTTTATATGGGAACTATGGGTATTGGGTAAGACCAAAGTCTATGTTTGAAGAGGACGTTATGGTCGATGGGAAAATGGTTAAGCGCTTTGAATATATTGGCGAATCATGA
- the rnhA gene encoding ribonuclease HI, which yields MAEVEIYTDGACSGNPGPGGWGSILIYKGVEKEISGYEQNTTNNRMELTAVIKALELLKFSCEVTIYTDSAYVCKAFLDGWINSWIAKGWVTSKKTPVENKELWLRLIELVGKHKVKWVKVKGHSDNEKNNRCDLLARQAIIAGRQNA from the coding sequence ATGGCTGAAGTAGAGATTTATACCGACGGGGCATGCAGCGGGAATCCCGGCCCGGGCGGCTGGGGTTCAATCCTTATTTATAAAGGTGTAGAAAAAGAAATCTCTGGCTATGAGCAAAACACTACCAATAATCGGATGGAATTGACGGCTGTCATAAAAGCGTTGGAACTTTTGAAGTTTTCCTGTGAGGTGACCATTTACACCGACAGTGCCTATGTCTGCAAGGCTTTTTTGGATGGCTGGATAAACAGCTGGATAGCAAAAGGCTGGGTAACAAGCAAGAAAACGCCTGTGGAAAACAAAGAACTATGGCTACGGCTTATTGAACTGGTTGGCAAGCATAAGGTAAAATGGGTCAAAGTCAAAGGTCATAGTGATAACGAAAAAAATAACCGGTGTGATTTACTAGCCAGACAAGCTATCATAGCCGGCCGGCAAAACGCATAA
- a CDS encoding flavin reductase family protein, with amino-acid sequence MKEVTYNEYADKALEILSNGAFLTTAHDGKVNTMTIGWGSVSYIWGKPVMMVMVRESRYTHDLIEKSGEFTVSLPFKDMKKKLNFCGAKSGREVDKIAVTELTTAPGQKVSTPVIADCGLTYECKIVYKQVMDEAGLDPEYKQKWYAQGDYHTLYYGEIVACYTNDK; translated from the coding sequence ATGAAAGAAGTAACTTATAACGAGTATGCCGATAAGGCTCTTGAGATTTTGAGCAATGGCGCTTTTTTAACAACTGCTCATGACGGTAAAGTTAATACCATGACAATCGGCTGGGGCAGTGTAAGCTATATCTGGGGAAAGCCGGTAATGATGGTAATGGTTAGAGAATCCCGCTACACTCACGATCTAATCGAAAAAAGCGGTGAATTCACCGTCAGCCTGCCATTTAAGGACATGAAAAAGAAGCTAAATTTCTGCGGCGCCAAGTCCGGCCGAGAAGTTGATAAAATTGCCGTAACAGAGCTAACCACCGCTCCCGGTCAAAAAGTCAGCACACCAGTTATAGCTGACTGCGGCTTGACTTACGAGTGTAAAATAGTCTACAAACAAGTAATGGATGAGGCTGGCCTTGACCCGGAATATAAACAAAAGTGGTATGCTCAAGGCGACTACCATACTCTGTATTACGGAGAAATTGTGGCTTGTTATACAAATGATAAGTAA
- a CDS encoding rubrerythrin family protein: MSKTEENLAAAFEGESQANRKYLAYAQQADAEGYKQIAKLFRVVAEAETIHAHTHFRNNGGVRSTAENLQAAINGETYEFTEMYPPFIKKAEEEGHTAATRGFKLANEAEKVHGALYQKALDNLGTKDEYDLYLCSVCGHVAEGEAPDKCPICGAKSTAYKKY, translated from the coding sequence ATGTCTAAAACCGAAGAAAATTTAGCTGCCGCTTTTGAGGGCGAATCGCAAGCCAATCGGAAGTATCTAGCTTACGCCCAACAAGCGGACGCTGAGGGTTATAAGCAAATTGCCAAGCTATTTAGGGTAGTGGCTGAGGCTGAGACAATTCATGCTCATACCCATTTCCGCAACAATGGCGGTGTGCGCTCCACAGCCGAAAACCTGCAAGCTGCTATAAACGGCGAGACTTACGAATTTACCGAAATGTATCCGCCGTTTATTAAGAAGGCCGAAGAAGAAGGTCATACTGCAGCAACCCGGGGCTTTAAGCTAGCTAATGAAGCCGAAAAAGTTCACGGCGCTCTCTATCAAAAAGCCCTTGACAACCTTGGAACAAAAGACGAATACGACCTTTATCTCTGCTCAGTTTGCGGCCATGTCGCTGAAGGCGAAGCACCAGATAAATGCCCAATCTGCGGCGCGAAATCTACCGCTTATAAAAAGTATTAA
- a CDS encoding amino acid permease — MTRGLKGRHLQLIALGGIIGSGYFLGTGYIISKAGPASILAYILGGLIVFSVMLCLGELAVAVPISGSFVTYAREYISPAWACGVGWCYWITWVTYVPAEMIAGGIIMNDFFPAISTMWWAVLFGVIITVINVASVKTFGEMEFWLALIKILALVMFVGLALLIVFGLVGDAGYIGTSVLLNNGGFTPNGVWAIFLTMVIILVNFQGSEIIGLAAGESKQPEKTIPKALKSVMWRIIALYIVPMLLLVAIYPWEKASLAESAFSAALSAYGLEWAGGLFSFVILTAAISCSNSGLYGCSRSLYALARENMAPSWLSKLNDKGVPQNATMLSVFTCWIGVIAYTIDTSETIFTYLLALSGFSGAIAWISICWSQLNFRRRLESQGGVESLKFRAPWFPYLTYFGIWAQVACLVVVAFTEDLRNSLYLGIPLLILPIMLYKVRQFRQKAATVNEN; from the coding sequence ATGACACGTGGACTAAAGGGTCGTCATCTGCAGCTTATCGCGCTGGGTGGCATTATTGGCAGCGGCTATTTTTTAGGAACAGGTTATATTATAAGTAAAGCCGGGCCAGCCTCCATTCTCGCCTACATACTTGGCGGACTGATTGTTTTTTCGGTAATGTTATGTTTGGGTGAGCTTGCTGTTGCTGTTCCGATATCTGGTTCATTTGTTACCTACGCGCGTGAATATATATCCCCGGCTTGGGCCTGTGGGGTGGGCTGGTGTTACTGGATTACCTGGGTCACCTACGTACCGGCCGAGATGATAGCCGGCGGCATAATAATGAATGACTTTTTCCCAGCCATTAGTACTATGTGGTGGGCGGTGTTGTTCGGAGTTATAATTACGGTTATTAATGTAGCGTCAGTAAAGACCTTTGGTGAGATGGAGTTTTGGCTGGCGCTGATTAAGATATTGGCTTTGGTTATGTTTGTTGGTTTGGCGCTTTTAATCGTCTTTGGCTTAGTTGGTGACGCCGGCTATATCGGTACATCAGTGCTGTTAAATAACGGTGGTTTTACACCAAACGGGGTTTGGGCAATATTCCTTACCATGGTCATAATTCTGGTAAATTTTCAGGGTTCAGAAATTATCGGCTTGGCAGCGGGTGAGAGCAAACAGCCTGAGAAAACCATTCCGAAAGCTCTTAAGAGTGTAATGTGGCGCATAATTGCGCTGTATATTGTGCCCATGCTGCTCTTGGTAGCCATTTATCCATGGGAAAAAGCCAGTTTGGCAGAGAGCGCTTTTTCGGCAGCCTTGAGTGCCTATGGCCTAGAATGGGCCGGCGGGCTATTCTCCTTTGTAATTTTGACTGCTGCTATTTCTTGTTCGAATTCGGGGCTCTACGGTTGTAGCCGGTCCTTATATGCGTTGGCGCGAGAAAATATGGCTCCGTCATGGCTAAGCAAGCTTAACGATAAAGGTGTTCCGCAAAACGCTACCATGCTGTCGGTTTTTACATGCTGGATTGGCGTAATTGCTTATACTATTGATACTAGTGAAACAATCTTTACTTATCTTCTTGCCCTGTCAGGCTTCTCGGGTGCTATTGCCTGGATCTCAATTTGCTGGTCGCAGCTGAATTTTCGGCGGCGGCTGGAAAGCCAAGGCGGGGTCGAGAGCTTGAAGTTCCGTGCTCCCTGGTTCCCGTACTTAACCTATTTCGGCATTTGGGCGCAGGTAGCATGCTTGGTGGTGGTTGCCTTCACCGAAGATTTGAGAAACTCCTTATACTTAGGTATACCGCTGCTCATTCTGCCGATTATGTTGTATAAAGTGCGGCAATTCCGGCAAAAGGCTGCAACAGTGAACGAAAATTAA
- a CDS encoding DUF2225 domain-containing protein, producing the protein MADILYTVDKNCSVCSKDFSVTRVRTRIVKIKQDTDFCTYYKDVNPYYYTVWVCPNCGYAAQDSHFPNITAANIAKVSKFLAGREVNINLSGVRTRDQAVAAYKLAIFYAEMEGLAASDIAGLYLRLGWLFREGEFADEEQLTLAKAAQYFEQALFRERLPIAGMSEVSLTYLVGELLRRVGRNEEALRYFSKVVSNPQAKLERRILDMAREAWQASREAKKSTASNE; encoded by the coding sequence ATGGCTGATATCTTATATACTGTAGATAAAAATTGCAGCGTCTGCAGCAAGGACTTTTCTGTGACGAGGGTGCGAACCCGAATTGTCAAGATTAAGCAGGATACCGATTTCTGCACCTATTATAAAGATGTTAATCCTTATTATTACACAGTTTGGGTATGTCCGAACTGCGGCTATGCCGCGCAAGACAGTCACTTCCCTAATATTACGGCGGCTAATATTGCTAAGGTATCTAAGTTTTTAGCCGGTCGGGAGGTCAATATAAATCTTAGCGGCGTACGAACTCGTGATCAGGCCGTCGCGGCATACAAGCTGGCGATTTTTTACGCTGAAATGGAGGGCTTGGCGGCTAGCGACATAGCCGGTCTTTATCTGCGACTGGGTTGGCTGTTTCGCGAAGGCGAATTTGCAGATGAAGAACAGTTGACACTGGCAAAAGCGGCCCAATATTTCGAGCAGGCGCTGTTTAGAGAACGGCTGCCTATTGCGGGCATGTCTGAAGTAAGTTTGACGTATTTAGTCGGTGAATTATTGCGGCGGGTTGGTCGAAATGAGGAAGCATTACGTTACTTTAGCAAAGTTGTTTCCAACCCTCAGGCAAAATTGGAAAGGCGCATTCTTGACATGGCGAGAGAGGCTTGGCAGGCATCTCGCGAGGCCAAGAAAAGCACCGCGTCAAATGAATAA
- a CDS encoding phosphoglycerate dehydrogenase yields the protein MRVLVSDPVSQRGVEVLQKEFAVDVKTNLKPEELIKIIPEYDALVVRSETKVTKEVLEAATNLKVIGRAGVGVDNIDVEAATKKGVIVLNTPEGNTIAATEHTMAMMLALARNIPQAHASMKNKEWKRSQFMGVEMRGKTLGILGLGRIGTGVAKRALAMEMQVMAYDPFMNAERAEDLGIQVAEIDEILAKADFITLHLPKTPQTVNLLNKESFAKMKKGVRIVNCARGGVINEADLAEALKNGTVAGAAVDVFSKEPAAADNPLLDVDNIVLTPHLGASTAEAQVGVAVDVAEGIIQALKGEPVSTAVNMAPIPPHVLETIKPYLNLAEKMGCLAVHLAEGRINAIDVEYNGEISEVDTKMLTTGIIKGMLNPILQEKINYVNAPGLAKARGIKIKEVKSKDIANFADLITVKIHTDKGLKLVAGTLFGREEERIVKINGFRVDVEPNGWLLIGPHSNRPGIVGKIGTILGEENINIAGMQVGRSEIAGTSIMVVNVDSDVPTPVMLKIKAIDGMLGAQLVNLNA from the coding sequence ATGAGAGTATTAGTAAGCGATCCGGTATCACAACGCGGCGTAGAGGTTCTGCAAAAAGAATTCGCAGTTGATGTCAAGACCAACCTTAAGCCGGAAGAACTGATTAAAATTATCCCTGAGTATGATGCGCTTGTTGTACGCAGTGAAACCAAAGTAACCAAAGAAGTGCTTGAAGCTGCTACCAACCTGAAGGTTATCGGCCGCGCCGGCGTCGGTGTTGACAACATTGACGTTGAAGCTGCTACCAAAAAAGGGGTAATCGTCCTCAACACACCAGAAGGCAACACCATTGCCGCTACCGAGCACACAATGGCTATGATGCTGGCTTTAGCCCGCAACATCCCCCAGGCTCACGCGTCGATGAAAAACAAAGAGTGGAAGCGTAGCCAGTTCATGGGCGTTGAAATGCGCGGCAAAACTCTTGGCATTTTAGGCTTAGGCCGGATTGGGACCGGCGTTGCCAAGCGGGCTTTAGCTATGGAAATGCAAGTTATGGCCTATGACCCATTCATGAATGCCGAAAGAGCTGAAGATCTCGGTATCCAGGTAGCTGAAATTGATGAAATCCTGGCTAAAGCCGATTTTATCACCCTGCATCTGCCCAAAACTCCCCAAACCGTAAACCTTCTAAATAAAGAAAGTTTCGCCAAAATGAAAAAAGGCGTCCGCATCGTAAACTGTGCCCGCGGCGGCGTAATTAACGAAGCCGACTTGGCTGAAGCCCTGAAAAACGGTACAGTAGCCGGCGCAGCAGTCGACGTATTCTCCAAAGAACCAGCCGCAGCTGACAATCCACTGCTCGATGTTGATAATATTGTGCTTACCCCGCACTTGGGCGCATCAACAGCAGAAGCACAGGTAGGCGTAGCCGTCGATGTCGCTGAAGGCATTATTCAAGCTTTGAAAGGCGAGCCGGTATCCACCGCTGTTAATATGGCGCCAATTCCGCCTCATGTACTCGAAACCATCAAACCTTACCTTAACCTGGCTGAGAAAATGGGCTGCCTGGCCGTCCATCTTGCCGAAGGCCGCATCAATGCTATCGATGTTGAATATAACGGCGAAATTAGCGAAGTTGATACCAAGATGCTGACAACCGGAATAATTAAAGGCATGCTCAATCCTATTCTCCAAGAGAAAATTAACTATGTTAATGCCCCCGGTCTTGCCAAAGCCCGCGGCATTAAGATTAAGGAAGTCAAGAGTAAAGATATTGCCAACTTTGCTGATTTAATTACCGTTAAGATTCATACTGATAAGGGTCTTAAATTAGTTGCGGGCACATTATTCGGACGCGAAGAAGAGCGGATTGTTAAGATTAACGGCTTCCGCGTTGACGTTGAGCCAAACGGCTGGTTATTAATCGGACCTCATAGCAACCGCCCGGGTATCGTCGGTAAGATTGGCACCATTCTCGGTGAAGAAAATATCAACATTGCCGGCATGCAAGTTGGGCGCAGTGAAATTGCTGGCACCAGCATTATGGTTGTCAACGTCGATTCTGATGTTCCAACCCCGGTTATGCTCAAAATTAAAGCGATTGACGGTATGCTGGGTGCCCAGCTCGTTAATCTTAACGCATAA